TTTGGCGGCACAGACCTGATGAGTGGCGCCGCGTTGTCGGATCTCTGGGCATATCGGCCGGCGACGAACGCCTGGATCGACCTCACCGCTCCTGGTGGCCCGAGCCCACGCGCATCGCACAGCGCCGTCTGGGACCCCGTCCGAGCGCAGATGATCGTCTTCGGCGGTACCGGCGACGACGGAGAGCCCCTCGACGACCTCTGGGGGTACCGCCCGTCGGCGGGCGGGTGGTTTCGCATCGACGCGGCGAACGGCCCGTCGGCTCGCGCAGGTCACGTTGCCGTCTGGGACCGCGAATTCGACGACGAGTTCTCACAGATGCTGGTCTACGGTGGCGAGGACGAGCGGGGCTTCGAGAACGACCTGTGGGCCTATCGGCCCCAGACGAACACCTGGGCCCGCCTCGCATCGCCGTAGCCGCTCGAGGTGCGCGGGCGTGCTATAACGGCGGTGGAGCCAATCGCCAACCCGCGCAGCGCGCAGAAAGGAGCCCGAACATGCCCTCGATCCGGCACCTGGCAATTCGATGTGCGAGCCCCGCGACGATGGCAGAGTTCTACAAGTCCGTCTTCGACCTCCAGGAGGTGTGGCGGGCGAGCGACAACCGGGTGGTTTATCTCACCGATGGCGTCATCAACCTTGCCCTGCTGCCGCCCCACGCGGCGGGCGGGGAGGACGATGCGAATGGACTGAACCATTTCGGGTTCCAGGTCGAGAGTATCGACGAGATTCAAGAAAAGCTGGCCTTGGCCGAGGTGCCGCCGGCGACGCGGCGCCCGCAGGATGGACGCCGGTACGCCGAGTACCGGGCGTGCGACCCGGAGGGGAACTGGTTCGACCTGGCCGAGAAGGGCTGGACGCTGGAGGCTCCGCCGCCAGCGGTCGAGTAGATGGGCGAAACGGCCGCCCTTCCCTCGCCACTGGCAGGCGCGCGACGCTACTTCACGTCCCACTCGTAGGCGTTCCACGTATTGGTGCCGCGGCGCGCGACCTTCGATGCGACGTTCACCATCCGATTGGCGACGGCCGTCGGCGCCGCGTCGTAAAACTGGTCCAACACGATCACCTGGTCCGTCATGTGATGGACCACGGCGGCCACAGCACGCATGCGATCGGCGATGGGGATCGTCGTCAAGTACGTCTCGACCAGCGCGTCGAAATCGGGATTCATGTAGTTCGGTCCGTTCTGGCCCACGTAGCGATTCTGGGGTGTGCGCGCCTGTGAGCTGATGAACGTCTCCAGCTGCTCGGCGCCCGAGCCAGCGCGGCTCATGTCGAACGCTGGAAACGTGGCGCGGTATTCATTATTGCCGCGCACTTGCGGGGAGTCGTCGACGACGTTGACCCCAATCCCGGCTGACTGCCAGTAATCCGCGATGGCGAGCTTCGTCTTCCTGAGGATATCCATCGGCGACGAGCGAAGCTCGACGACCAGGGGTTGGCCCGACGCGTCCCGAAACATCCCGTCGGCGCCCCGCGCGTAGGTGAGCGCCTCCACGAGCTGAGCGGTTTGTCGCGGGTCGTAGGGATACTTCACAACGCTATCGATCACGTATGGGTATTCGGGGTCGGTCGACCCGATAGTCGTGTGGGCGACTTCCACCTGTCCGGCCATCAGCGTGTCCGCCAGCTCCTGCCGGTCGATGGCGTGGTAGACCGCCCGACGGAACCGGACGTCCGCGACCACAGCCGGCGTCGGGTTGAGGAGCTGTGGCCAGACCTTGATGTCGGAGCCAGGCGAGAACTCGATGTGGCCGTCCCGCCATTGGTCCCGGAGCTGGAGCCCCGGCTCGAACGAGATCCCGCGGCCGATCGGCTGTTCGACCGCTCCGCTCAAGATGTTGGCGATAAGCGTGGTAGGGTCGGGGATGAACTTGATCTCGATGGCGTCGATCTTCGGCCTGCCAAGCGTGAATCGGTCGAACGCCTCGAGCGTGATGGAGCTGCCCCTGACCCAGGCGCCCGGCTTAAAAGGCCCGGTGCCGACAAATTCATCCGACCAGTATGGGAGATCGCTGAGGCCCGCCTTGTTCTCCTGGTACGGCTGGGCCAGGATGTGCTCCGGCAGCGGCAGGGGCTGGACGTCGCCGGTGGCGGCGAACACGCGATCGGCGTTGATGTAGGGCTTCTGCCAGGTGATGGAGAAGGTGCGCGCGTCGCGCGCCTCGACTTTCTCGACGGTGTCAAAAGCAGCCACATGGAGGAGGGGAAGGTCGGTGTCCTGGAACACCCGCGAGGTGAACACGAGGTCGTCGGCTGTGAAGGGGGCGCCATCCTGCCAGAGGGCGCCGTCGCGAATGCGCCACGTGGTCTCCATGCGACCGTCCGGGAACACGCGCCACAGGCCATTCTCGACGCTGGGGACCACCTCGGCGAGGAGCGGCTGCAGGACCGCGTTGTTGTCCGCGATGGCGAGACCGGATTGCACGAGCTGTTCGATTTCGGGAGCGCCGGCGAGGATCCCCCCGGCGGCGCGATTGAGCTGGGAGCGGAGAGTCGGAAGATCCGCGGTCACGGACGAAAGCACGCGCTTCGGCGCGGTGGGAGCCGCTGCCTCTCGGCGGGCCTCCTGGCCGGATCCGGTCGCGGGCGCGGGTGAGCCGCACGCGACCGAGAACGCGACCAATGTGACCAGGACTCCAGCTGCGTGGCGTGAAAGCGGGCGCATAGGCAGGTCTCCTGCTCGTGGTGGCCATATTCCTGTCGTCGGGTAGGCGATGATGCCCTCTTCGTACGGCACGGACTCCGGGATGGACTCCGGCAGTCCGTTCCGAACGCGGTGGGCGTCAGGAGGCCATTATATGGTGGCCCGTCTGGAGCGGCGGAACGGCCGCCGCTCCAGATCTGAGCAGAGGGCTAGTGCTTGACGGTCACGCCACCAAAGAGCGCCGAGACGTCGATCTTGAGGCGAGGCGCGCCGGGGGCAACCACGTCCGCCTCGAGATCTTTCATGTCGTACCCGCCGAAGATTGGGGTGCCCGTCATCTCGACCTGCCAGCCATCCGGCACTCGGATTTCGATGCCTCCGCACGTCGTTTTGGCGGTGACGGTCGCGCCGGCTGGGTCCAGCTTCGCCTGTCGTAGGTCGAGGACGATGCCGCCGCACGTGGCGTTGAGGCGCGCCGTCCGGAACTGCTGCGACCGGCTGATGTGCGTGATGCCGGAGAATCCGACAGAGAGATCGAGATTGTTCTGGTCTGTCGTGGTCGCGATGTCGGCGCTCGATCGGTGGAGGAGGATCGACGCGCCGATGGCCATCAGGATGAGGGGCCACACCAGGGCGAGCGTGCCGCCCGGCACTAGCTCCAACGTGCCCGCCAGCAGCGCGAGGCCAATCACCATCACGATGACGGGGCCGATCGCAGCTCCGCGGTTGGTCAGCAGGTGCGAAGCCCCGAGCAGGACGATGACCAGGGGCCACCAGCCACCGATCACCTGACCGGCGGCCGCGTAACCGGACTGCTGAAGCAGGATCAACACGCCCAGGGCGATGAGGACACCGCCGATGATCAACCGATCGAAGTTGGGGCCGCTGCGTGTGTGTGGAAATGTCGCGCTCATGCCAACCTCCCGTGCGCGCTTCTTCCTTCAGTGTCCAACTGCAGTCGAAATCTGCGAGAGACCCCGGGAGGTAGTCAGATCCCGCGCGAGGGGGTAGTCGCGCGCCATCGGCGACTTGCGTGGAGGGCCCCGCGTTGCGCGCCGTATCCTAAGGATGCTCCTGTGGCAGGGTGCGGATGAACCGCGCATGGCGACCGCGTCGACCGGCGTCGTGCTTCGACGGGCTCAGCGCGAATGGCCTTTCAGCATGCTTGAGCGTCCAGCGTTCGCATACCATCGCACGTTGAGGAGGAGAGAGGAATGGCGGAGTGGGCTTCGGCGACCACACTGACGCGGGAAGTCGCGGAGGTGCTCGAGATTCCCGAGGTGCGCGTCGACGCCGGGCTCAAGTCGACGGGCCGCGCGCGATACACGGGGGACGTCTATCTGCCCGGCATGCTGTCGGCGCGATTCCTCATGAGCCCCTACCCGCACGCGCGCATCGTCTCCATCGACACGACCGCGGCGCGCGCGGTGCCGGGCGTGCACGCCGTGCTGACGGCCGACGACATCGGGCGCCGCCGGTACGGCCGGCTCGTGGCGGACTGGCCGGTTCTTGCCTTCGACCGGGTTCGATACGTGGGCGAGCGGGTTGTCGCCGTGGCGGCGGAGACGCCGGATGCCGCGGACGAAGCGATTCGGCGTATTGTCGTCGACTTCGAGGAGCTTCCCGCCGTGTTCGACGCCGAGGCCGCGCTTCGCGACGATGCGCCCATCCTGCACCCGAACGCCGAGTCCTATTACCCGGCGGGCAAGTTCCCGGCGCTTCGGCATCCCAACGCTCCCAGCTACGCCACGGCACGCAAGGGCGAGGAGGAGATCGAGCGGGTGTTCGCCAACGCGCACGTCGTTGTGGAGGACGCCTACTACGGGCCGAGGCAGCATCAGGGGTACATCGAGCCCCATGGGTGCATCGTGTGGTACGACGAAGACGGCCGTCTCCAGGTGGTATCGACCAACAAGTCGCCCTTCAGCCTGCGCGACAATCTGGCCAGCGTGCTGGAGATGCCGTCCGATCGCGTTGTCGTGGACAGCCGGTTCATCGGCGGCGACTTCGGTGGAAAGGCCGTCTCCATCGAGGAGTTCCCGTGCGCCTACCTGGCGCGCGCCACCGGCCGCCCCATTCGCGCCATCATGAGCTACGCGGACGAGCTGACCTCCGCGAATCCGCAGCACGAAGCTCGGTACTACCTGCGGACCGCGCTCAATCGCGACGGTCGGATCATCGCCCACGAGTGCCGCGCGATCCAGAACGCGGGCGCATACGTCGCCGGTCGACCGAACCCCACGGCATCCGCACGCTCTGGAATCGGCTGCATGGCCCCATACAGCATCCCGAACGTGCGATACGAGGGGTACAACGTCTACACGAACCTTGTGCCCTCCGGGAGCATGCGGGCGCCGGGAGACTTCCATCGCGCGCACGCCGGCGAATGCCACGTGGACCATCTCGCGCGCGAGATCGGATTGGACCCGGTCGCCTTTCGCCTTCGCAATTGCCTGAAGCCCGGGGATACGACGCTGACGGGGGAAAAGGTCCGAAATCCGCGCGCCGTCGAAGTCTTGGAGACCCTTCGCCGCGAGACCCGTTGGGACGAGCGGGCGCGCACCCCCAATCGCGGCCAGGGAGTCGCCCTTCGGTACCGGCACGTCGGCGAGGGGAAAACGGAGCTGCTCTTCCGTCTGGCGCCGGATGGCGCGGTGGAGATCATCACGGGAAACGCCGACCAGGGCGGCGGATCGCACACCGTGATTCAGCGGACGGCGGCGGCCACACTCTCGGTGGATCTCGGTCGCGTGCGCGTGCGGTACGGCACGACGGCTGAGGCGCCGCGGGATCCGGGCTCGGGCGGAAGCCGCACCACGCACATGGTGGGACGCGCCGCCATCGAGGGCGCGCGGATCCTGAAGGACAGGCTCGAAGAGCTGGCGGCCGAGGTGATGGGCTGGACCGCCGGCGCCGTCCGACTGGAGCGCGACGCGTTTGTGGCGACCGACGGCTCGGGCGAGCGCGCCTCGTATGAGGAGGTCGCGCGACGGATCGCGGCCGGCCCGCCGGTCGAAGCGGTGGGCGCGTTCGATCCGGCGGAGCACCACTCCGACGAGGGCGGCGACTACAACTTTTTCGCCTACATGATGGACGTCGAGATCGACCCGGAGTCAGGGAGCGTACGGCCGACCGAAGCGGTGGCGGTCGTCGATGTGGGGACCATCATCAATCCCGTGGCGCACCAGGGACAGCTCGACGGCGGGTTCGTGTTCGGGCTAGGCCAGGCTTTGACCGAGGAGCTGGTCCACCAGGACGGCCGCATCGTCACAGCGAGCCTCGGCGAATACAAGCTGCCGACCCAGATGGACGTGCCGCGCTTCCGCTCCGTGTTGCTGCCCACGGAGATCGGGCCCGGCCCCTTCGGAGCGAAGGCGGCGGGCGAGACGACGAACACCGCCGTGGGCGGCGCCATCGCCAACGCGATCTACGACGCCTACGGCGTTCAGATCACCGCCTGCCCCATCACCGCCGAGCGCGTCTACGAGGCGCTCCACCCGGCGAACGGGGCGTGACGGGCGACAAACGCGCGTGATCAAACCTGTTTGCTGATCTTGACGCGAGCCGATTGATGACGCATTGCGGAACCGCGCCAGGTTGGATATCGACTATTTGATCTTCGCCGCCCTCATGGCCTCGCGCGCCAGCTCCGTTGCCGTCTCATCGAGGACAAGCTGCTCGTCGACGACAACGCCGTAGTCGCGCTGCGCCGCCTCGCGCGAGACGTAGCCGAGCCGCACGTCCTCCAGCACGAGCTCCACCGGCCGGTCGAGAGGATCGCCGAAGCCGCCGCCACCGCCGCTCTCCAGCACGTAGACGTCGCCCGCTGCGAGCTGCATCAGGTCGATCTTGCCGTTGGGCGGCGCGTCGATGGACCCGCCGGCGCGGCGAACGTACACGCGGTTCGGCGCGGCGTCCTTCCCGCCCTCCAGGCCCCAGGGCGCGCACTGGGTGCGCTCGATGCGCGTGGTGAAGCTCGCCGGCGTGAGCATGCGGACGGCCCGCCGCAGCCCGAGCCCGCCGCGCTGGCGCCCCGCGCCAGCCGAGTCCTGGATCAGCGAGTGCTCTTCGATCACCAGCGGCGACTTGACCTCGCTGGCCTCGACGGGCGAGTTGTGGGTGTCGCCGTCGTTGATGCAGATCGTTCCGCTCACCCCGTCCTCGTGGCGCTTGGCGCCCCAGCCGCCGCCCAGCGGCCCAACGAAGCCGAAGAAAAACCGACCAGTTCGATGGTCGACGCCGTACGTGTGGGAGCTGAGCAGGTCCGCGTGGTGACCGGCGATGGCGCGATCGGGGATGGCGGGGGCCAGCGCCCGAAATATCGTGTCCACGACCGTCATCGGGATCGTCATCCACATGCGCATGGCGGCCGGTCTTGTGGCGCTGATCACCCGCCCCATCGGCAGCTCGACCCTCAGCGGACGGAAGGACCCGAAGTTGATGGGCATCCAGAGGGGGCTCGTCACGCACTTGAACGCGACCTCCGCTGCCGACCGGCCGGCCGTGATCCCCGAGTTGTAGTAGCCGCCCACCTGGCGGCTCACCTCGCTGAGGTCGATAGTCATGTCCTCGCCCTCGACGATGACGCGCACCTTCAGCGGGATCGGCTTACCGTGGGTGATCCCGTCGTCGTCCATGAAGGACTCGGCCGCATAGACGCCGTCGGGGATCTCCGCCACGCGCGCGCGGGCCAGCCGCTCGCTCTGGTCGTAGATCCGCTCGATGCTCGCGCGCATCGCGGTCTCGCCGTAGCGGTGAAGCAGCCCCAGGTAGCGCGCCTCGCCCGTTTTGATGGCGGCGATCTGGGC
This Chloroflexota bacterium DNA region includes the following protein-coding sequences:
- a CDS encoding LiaF domain-containing protein, with amino-acid sequence MSATFPHTRSGPNFDRLIIGGVLIALGVLILLQQSGYAAAGQVIGGWWPLVIVLLGASHLLTNRGAAIGPVIVMVIGLALLAGTLELVPGGTLALVWPLILMAIGASILLHRSSADIATTTDQNNLDLSVGFSGITHISRSQQFRTARLNATCGGIVLDLRQAKLDPAGATVTAKTTCGGIEIRVPDGWQVEMTGTPIFGGYDMKDLEADVVAPGAPRLKIDVSALFGGVTVKH
- a CDS encoding xanthine dehydrogenase family protein molybdopterin-binding subunit: MAEWASATTLTREVAEVLEIPEVRVDAGLKSTGRARYTGDVYLPGMLSARFLMSPYPHARIVSIDTTAARAVPGVHAVLTADDIGRRRYGRLVADWPVLAFDRVRYVGERVVAVAAETPDAADEAIRRIVVDFEELPAVFDAEAALRDDAPILHPNAESYYPAGKFPALRHPNAPSYATARKGEEEIERVFANAHVVVEDAYYGPRQHQGYIEPHGCIVWYDEDGRLQVVSTNKSPFSLRDNLASVLEMPSDRVVVDSRFIGGDFGGKAVSIEEFPCAYLARATGRPIRAIMSYADELTSANPQHEARYYLRTALNRDGRIIAHECRAIQNAGAYVAGRPNPTASARSGIGCMAPYSIPNVRYEGYNVYTNLVPSGSMRAPGDFHRAHAGECHVDHLAREIGLDPVAFRLRNCLKPGDTTLTGEKVRNPRAVEVLETLRRETRWDERARTPNRGQGVALRYRHVGEGKTELLFRLAPDGAVEIITGNADQGGGSHTVIQRTAAATLSVDLGRVRVRYGTTAEAPRDPGSGGSRTTHMVGRAAIEGARILKDRLEELAAEVMGWTAGAVRLERDAFVATDGSGERASYEEVARRIAAGPPVEAVGAFDPAEHHSDEGGDYNFFAYMMDVEIDPESGSVRPTEAVAVVDVGTIINPVAHQGQLDGGFVFGLGQALTEELVHQDGRIVTASLGEYKLPTQMDVPRFRSVLLPTEIGPGPFGAKAAGETTNTAVGGAIANAIYDAYGVQITACPITAERVYEALHPANGA
- a CDS encoding ABC transporter substrate-binding protein, with the protein product MRPLSRHAAGVLVTLVAFSVACGSPAPATGSGQEARREAAAPTAPKRVLSSVTADLPTLRSQLNRAAGGILAGAPEIEQLVQSGLAIADNNAVLQPLLAEVVPSVENGLWRVFPDGRMETTWRIRDGALWQDGAPFTADDLVFTSRVFQDTDLPLLHVAAFDTVEKVEARDARTFSITWQKPYINADRVFAATGDVQPLPLPEHILAQPYQENKAGLSDLPYWSDEFVGTGPFKPGAWVRGSSITLEAFDRFTLGRPKIDAIEIKFIPDPTTLIANILSGAVEQPIGRGISFEPGLQLRDQWRDGHIEFSPGSDIKVWPQLLNPTPAVVADVRFRRAVYHAIDRQELADTLMAGQVEVAHTTIGSTDPEYPYVIDSVVKYPYDPRQTAQLVEALTYARGADGMFRDASGQPLVVELRSSPMDILRKTKLAIADYWQSAGIGVNVVDDSPQVRGNNEYRATFPAFDMSRAGSGAEQLETFISSQARTPQNRYVGQNGPNYMNPDFDALVETYLTTIPIADRMRAVAAVVHHMTDQVIVLDQFYDAAPTAVANRMVNVASKVARRGTNTWNAYEWDVK
- a CDS encoding hydantoinase B/oxoprolinase family protein, which encodes IEPGDILLTNDSYIMGSHLNHMIFTLPIFWEGKIVAFASSMAHWQDVGGVLRGATQDIYSEGLQLPIVKIFKRGQQDRELTEIIRMNVRFPDLAMGDFRAQIAAIKTGEARYLGLLHRYGETAMRASIERIYDQSERLARARVAEIPDGVYAAESFMDDDGITHGKPIPLKVRVIVEGEDMTIDLSEVSRQVGGYYNSGITAGRSAAEVAFKCVTSPLWMPINFGSFRPLRVELPMGRVISATRPAAMRMWMTIPMTVVDTIFRALAPAIPDRAIAGHHADLLSSHTYGVDHRTGRFFFGFVGPLGGGWGAKRHEDGVSGTICINDGDTHNSPVEASEVKSPLVIEEHSLIQDSAGAGRQRGGLGLRRAVRMLTPASFTTRIERTQCAPWGLEGGKDAAPNRVYVRRAGGSIDAPPNGKIDLMQLAAGDVYVLESGGGGGFGDPLDRPVELVLEDVRLGYVSREAAQRDYGVVVDEQLVLDETATELAREAMRAAKIK
- a CDS encoding VOC family protein, which gives rise to MPSIRHLAIRCASPATMAEFYKSVFDLQEVWRASDNRVVYLTDGVINLALLPPHAAGGEDDANGLNHFGFQVESIDEIQEKLALAEVPPATRRPQDGRRYAEYRACDPEGNWFDLAEKGWTLEAPPPAVE